In one Vicugna pacos chromosome 22, VicPac4, whole genome shotgun sequence genomic region, the following are encoded:
- the IZUMO4 gene encoding izumo sperm-egg fusion protein 4 isoform X3 gives MALLLYLGLTAALARGCLHCHGNFSEKFSFYRHHVNLKSWWVGDIPVSGSLLTDWSQDTLKELHLAIPAEITREKLNQVANAVYKKMDQLYQGKMYFPGYFPNELRAIFREQVHLIQNAIIESVFQYETIACTNCTDSHVICFGYNCESPVQWETAVQGLLQYMNMWHKQNTNMRTTPAFLVSPSFTCLGRPHLANLTLEKASECLMQH, from the exons ATGGCCCTGCTGCTGTACCTGGGACTGACAGCGGCGCTGGCCCGCGGCTGCTTGCACTGCCACGGCAACTTCTCGGAGAAGTTCTCCTTCTACCGCCATCACGTGAACCTCAAGTCTTGGTGGGTGGGCGACATCCCCGTGTCGGGCTCGCTGCTCACCGACTGGAGTCAGGACACACTGAAGGAGCTGCACCTGGCCATCCCCGCGGAGATCA CCCGGGAGAAGCTGAACCAAGTGGCAAACGCCGTGTACAAGAAGATGGATCAGCTGTACCAGGGGAAGATGTATTTCCCGG GGTATTTCCCCAACGAGCTGCGAGCTATCTTCCGGGAGCAGGTGCACCTCATCCAGAATGCCATCATCGAAA GCGTCTTCCAGTATGAGACCATCGCCTGCACCAACTGCACAGACTCGCATGTCATCTGCTTTGGCTACAACTGCGA GTCACCTGTGCAGTGGGAGACCGCAGTGCAGGGCCTCCTCCAGTACAT GAATATGTGGCACAA ACAGAACACCAACATGAG AACCACTCCAGCATT CCTGGTATCACCAAGCTTCACGTGTCTGGGGCGCCCGCATCTGGCCAACCTGACTCTGGAGAAGGCCTCTGAGTGCCTGATGCAGCACTGA
- the IZUMO4 gene encoding izumo sperm-egg fusion protein 4 isoform X1 yields the protein MALLLYLGLTAALARGCLHCHGNFSEKFSFYRHHVNLKSWWVGDIPVSGSLLTDWSQDTLKELHLAIPAEITREKLNQVANAVYKKMDQLYQGKMYFPGYFPNELRAIFREQVHLIQNAIIESYINCQRHCGVFQYETIACTNCTDSHVICFGYNCESPVQWETAVQGLLQYMNMWHKQNTNMRTTPAFLVSPSFTCLGRPHLANLTLEKASECLMQH from the exons ATGGCCCTGCTGCTGTACCTGGGACTGACAGCGGCGCTGGCCCGCGGCTGCTTGCACTGCCACGGCAACTTCTCGGAGAAGTTCTCCTTCTACCGCCATCACGTGAACCTCAAGTCTTGGTGGGTGGGCGACATCCCCGTGTCGGGCTCGCTGCTCACCGACTGGAGTCAGGACACACTGAAGGAGCTGCACCTGGCCATCCCCGCGGAGATCA CCCGGGAGAAGCTGAACCAAGTGGCAAACGCCGTGTACAAGAAGATGGATCAGCTGTACCAGGGGAAGATGTATTTCCCGG GGTATTTCCCCAACGAGCTGCGAGCTATCTTCCGGGAGCAGGTGCACCTCATCCAGAATGCCATCATCGAAA GCTACATCAACTGTCAGCGTCACTGTG GCGTCTTCCAGTATGAGACCATCGCCTGCACCAACTGCACAGACTCGCATGTCATCTGCTTTGGCTACAACTGCGA GTCACCTGTGCAGTGGGAGACCGCAGTGCAGGGCCTCCTCCAGTACAT GAATATGTGGCACAA ACAGAACACCAACATGAG AACCACTCCAGCATT CCTGGTATCACCAAGCTTCACGTGTCTGGGGCGCCCGCATCTGGCCAACCTGACTCTGGAGAAGGCCTCTGAGTGCCTGATGCAGCACTGA
- the IZUMO4 gene encoding izumo sperm-egg fusion protein 4 isoform X2: MALLLYLGLTAALARGCLHCHGNFSEKFSFYRHHVNLKSWWVGDIPVSGSLLTDWSQDTLKELHLAIPAEITREKLNQVANAVYKKMDQLYQGKMYFPGYFPNELRAIFREQVHLIQNAIIESYINCQRHCGVFQYETIACTNCTDSHVICFGYNCESPVQWETAVQGLLQYMNMWHKQNTNMSLVSPSFTCLGRPHLANLTLEKASECLMQH, encoded by the exons ATGGCCCTGCTGCTGTACCTGGGACTGACAGCGGCGCTGGCCCGCGGCTGCTTGCACTGCCACGGCAACTTCTCGGAGAAGTTCTCCTTCTACCGCCATCACGTGAACCTCAAGTCTTGGTGGGTGGGCGACATCCCCGTGTCGGGCTCGCTGCTCACCGACTGGAGTCAGGACACACTGAAGGAGCTGCACCTGGCCATCCCCGCGGAGATCA CCCGGGAGAAGCTGAACCAAGTGGCAAACGCCGTGTACAAGAAGATGGATCAGCTGTACCAGGGGAAGATGTATTTCCCGG GGTATTTCCCCAACGAGCTGCGAGCTATCTTCCGGGAGCAGGTGCACCTCATCCAGAATGCCATCATCGAAA GCTACATCAACTGTCAGCGTCACTGTG GCGTCTTCCAGTATGAGACCATCGCCTGCACCAACTGCACAGACTCGCATGTCATCTGCTTTGGCTACAACTGCGA GTCACCTGTGCAGTGGGAGACCGCAGTGCAGGGCCTCCTCCAGTACAT GAATATGTGGCACAA ACAGAACACCAACATGAG CCTGGTATCACCAAGCTTCACGTGTCTGGGGCGCCCGCATCTGGCCAACCTGACTCTGGAGAAGGCCTCTGAGTGCCTGATGCAGCACTGA
- the MOB3A gene encoding MOB kinase activator 3A isoform X2, protein MSNPFLKQVFNKDKTFRPKRKFEPGTQRFELHKKAQASLNAGLDLKLAVQLPAGEELNDWVAVHVVDFFNRVNLIYGTISDGCTERSCPIMSGGPKYEYRWQDEHRFRRPTALSAPRYMDLLMDWIELQINDEGVFPTSVGGEEDPVPALPRVRARLHPPLRPHRAARLRGPRQHLLQALLLLRHRVRPH, encoded by the exons ATGTCCAACCCCTTCCTCAAGCAAGTCTTCAACAAGGACAAGACCTTCCGGCCCAAGCGCAAGTTCGAGCCAGGCACCCAGCGCTTCGAGCTGCACAAGAAGGCGCAGGCGTCGCTGAACGCGGGGCTGGACCTGAAGCTGGCCGTGCAGCTGCCCGCCGGTGAGGAGCTCAACGACTGGGTGGCCGTGCACGTGGTGGACTTCTTCAACCGCGTCAACCTCATCTACGGCACCATCAGCGACGGCTGCACCGAGCGCTCCTGCCCCATCATGTCGGGCGGCCCCAAGTACGAGTACCGCTGGCAGGACGAGCACCGCTTCCGCCGGCCCACGGCGCTGTCGGCCCCCCGGTACATGGACCTGCTCATGGACTGGATCGAGCTGCAGATCAACGACGAGGGGGTCTTCCCCACCAGCGTCG GTGGTGAGGAAGATCCTGTCCCGGCTCTTCCGCGTGTTCGTGCACGTCTACATCCACCACTTCGACCGCATCGCGCAGCTCGGCTCCGAGGCCCACGTCAACACCTGCTACAAGCACTTCTACTACTTCGTCACCGAGTTCGGCCTCATTGA
- the MOB3A gene encoding MOB kinase activator 3A isoform X1, with translation MSNPFLKQVFNKDKTFRPKRKFEPGTQRFELHKKAQASLNAGLDLKLAVQLPAGEELNDWVAVHVVDFFNRVNLIYGTISDGCTERSCPIMSGGPKYEYRWQDEHRFRRPTALSAPRYMDLLMDWIELQINDEGVFPTSVGTPFPRNFLQVVRKILSRLFRVFVHVYIHHFDRIAQLGSEAHVNTCYKHFYYFVTEFGLIDTKELEPLKEMTARMCH, from the exons ATGTCCAACCCCTTCCTCAAGCAAGTCTTCAACAAGGACAAGACCTTCCGGCCCAAGCGCAAGTTCGAGCCAGGCACCCAGCGCTTCGAGCTGCACAAGAAGGCGCAGGCGTCGCTGAACGCGGGGCTGGACCTGAAGCTGGCCGTGCAGCTGCCCGCCGGTGAGGAGCTCAACGACTGGGTGGCCGTGCACGTGGTGGACTTCTTCAACCGCGTCAACCTCATCTACGGCACCATCAGCGACGGCTGCACCGAGCGCTCCTGCCCCATCATGTCGGGCGGCCCCAAGTACGAGTACCGCTGGCAGGACGAGCACCGCTTCCGCCGGCCCACGGCGCTGTCGGCCCCCCGGTACATGGACCTGCTCATGGACTGGATCGAGCTGCAGATCAACGACGAGGGGGTCTTCCCCACCAGCGTCG GCACGCCGTTCCCCAGGAACTTCCTGCAGGTGGTGAGGAAGATCCTGTCCCGGCTCTTCCGCGTGTTCGTGCACGTCTACATCCACCACTTCGACCGCATCGCGCAGCTCGGCTCCGAGGCCCACGTCAACACCTGCTACAAGCACTTCTACTACTTCGTCACCGAGTTCGGCCTCATTGACACCAAGGAGCTGGAGCCACTG AAAGAAATGACCGCACGGATGTGCCACTGA